DNA from Ictalurus punctatus breed USDA103 chromosome 7, Coco_2.0, whole genome shotgun sequence:
AATCTGTGGTTTAATTTGATTTTTTGGGGCATGTGTTTCCTGTACAGGATAGGGAATCTAGATCAGACAGTCCACAGCTTCCTACTTCCTGTGGCCTATCCCTAGCTTATGAACCCAAGCGCAGGAGAACAGAGGAACCACTAGAGGGCCCACTGAGCTCAGACCAGCATTATGACAAGATGGATGCCCATCTGTGTCTCCAGTGGGTGCTGTAAATATGTGGTCAAGACATTTTACTGTTTCTTTCTTATTCCAGCTTTTTAAGTCTATTTTCTAATCATTTTCTAAAAGTGTAGCTCTCTTGTGTGATTATCAGCTGATGGATTTGAAGCTTGTTACTGTACATCCCTACAAATTGGCTTTTCATTGGGATTTGAATTAtgatcattttgttttaaaaaaaaactgcgcATACTTAGTTTCTTTATTAGAGCATATCCAGGattcatgattttaaaaaaaagcatggcTCATGTTCAGTCGAGGCAAATCCACAGCTGAGCTCCAATAACACAGGCAGaagtcaaaaccagaaatgACTATGTAGAACAGAACCAGACAATAGGAATATGAGATGTTTACCAATGTGTACCAAAGaattacagggcacaattgcacgcACACTCACtcgcccattcacacactatgaacaatttagagatgccagtcagtctacagtacatgtctttggactgggggaggaaaccggagtacccagaggaaacccccgaaccACAGGGACACTATGCAAACTCCATGCTGTAAGAAAAATTATGAGGAGGTCGAAGATCTCAGTGAAGAATAACTTTATTGCAGTATGGCAATGACAAAGTACAAcaacaattccaaaaaaagttgggacagtatggaaaatgctaataaaaacaaagaggagtgatttataaatgtactttggcttgtatttaaacaaaaaacatatcaaGACAAGGTATGTGAtcttttacctaatcaactgcatagtttttgaagataaaggtttattttaaaattgatgcatgcaacatgttccaaaaaagttgggacaggggcaatttaggactaatagcgatgtgaaaagttgaaataagaaggtgatgtgaaacaggtgatgcaatcgtctaatcatagtatatggagcctccaaaaaaggcctagactttcaagagcaaggatgggtcgaggctcaccaatctgccaatgatgtgtcagtgaataatccaacagtttgagaacaacattccccaaagacaaatcagtaggattttgggcatttcaccttctacagtgcacaatgtaaaagattcaaggaatccggtcaaatctcggtgcataaagggcaaggccaaaaaccacttctgaatgcgcatgatctccgatccctcagacgtcactgtcttttaaaactgtcatgagtctttaatggatatcctgacatggactcgggaatactttggtaaacctttgtcagtcatcACCATttgccactgcatccacagatgcaagttaaggctttactatgcaaagcagaatccatacatcaacactgtccagaagcgccgccgacttctctggactcagtctcatctgagatggacagtagcacagtggtatcgtgttttgtggtccgatgagtcgacatttcaaatagtttgtGGACAAAACAGACGTCATGTTttccaggccaaagaggaaaatgaCCAGCCAAGCTGTtttcagcgtcaggtccaaaagccaacatctgtcatggtatgggggtgtatCAGTGCcccatgggtaacttgcacaccTGTAAGGGTACCATTAatacagaaagatatgtacacattttggagcaacatatgctaccatccagagcaggacaacgccaaaccacattctgctcagattacaagcgcatggttgcattagcagagagtgtgtgtgctagcatggcctgcctgcagtcccgACCTGTCTCCGACTGAGAATGTGTGgagcattatgaagcgcaaaataaggcaacgaaggtcccgtacagttgcgcagctgaagaaatgcataatagatgaatggggggaaatggGGGCATTTTCAGCACCTAAACGCTtagtaagtgttattaaaagaaaaggtgttgttacacagtggtaaacagtcaactgtcccaacttttttggaatgtgttgcagtcatcagatttgaaatgagtgtatatttttaaataaatgaattaatttttatatttttacataaatgaATTTCAcataataaaacatcaaataatgtgttaacaatgtgttttcaataGAGTCCAAGGTGAACtgaactgggtttttttttgcattttccatactgtcccaactttttgggaattggggttgtacatgaAGCTCTTTGGGTTCTTCGGGGAGTCAAAGTGAACCTCGAACAATATCAGCACAGacattttatactgtatttcaaaCCAGGTTTTCTCTCCGTAATGTAAATGAAGTTTCGCTCTAAATGTAAAATAAGGATAGCATTCTTCAGTTATCACTTTCTGTTTTCACAGTACTGATGTTGTTACAAGTGTGACCCCCAAATGATGAGGTGATAGGATTGTCTAGACAGATGTCTTTCTGAATGATAATTATGCTCACAtacccctttgttcagggatggttcttgatgtcccactgcTGCTCCCATGCTATAACTGATTGAATGTCACTTCAAGTGGTATTATACACTTATTGCTGAGACTGAGGTGTATTGTCCCTTTAATAAAAAGCCTTTTTCAGGGATGAGCTTTTCCAACAATTACTAATATCTTACAACGCACCCAGGGCGGAGGTGGACCAGAGTCAGTGCTGAACTATAATCATAAAATGGGGAACATAGCCTAATAGAGGGATGTATATTATATGCACAGGTTAAAGACATATCAAGGCTAATTATGCCATAATAAATTGAGGACACAGGCAATGCATAGTTGAGAAGTGAAGAAAACCAAGACGCGGAAAACAAAGTGGTCAAGGTGCTTCGGAAGAATTGAGCTCATTGGCTTGACAATGATCTTTTACAGCAATAAGCATCAAAACAGTTCAACAACATTCATGGTTTATTATGTGAATTATAAGTtagttatatttttttaattatgggACTATAATACATAGCATAAAATTAATATTATTctgtatttacagtgtttaaCTCAGGataccatgaaaaaaaaaactctttgcGCATGCCCACTATACATGGATGGTGAACTTGGTATGATTCTCACTATATTCCTAATTGATCTTCTGTCTGTTTCGTCATTTTTGTTATGGGATTGTGGATTTTGGACTGTTGGGATTCAAATGACTTTGTAATCCAAGTCTCTGTGTTTGGGACACTACCactaaaatttaaaataaatcaacgaCCGAAAACAAAGGACAACACATGGTTGACAACACAATATGAATTCCATGTGGTACAGGAATTAGATTTCGGTGTGGCTAATCAGTGACGCGTTACTAAAAgtgtaaatgcatgtgattcAGATCATTTCAGGATAACAAACCAGATACAGGACACATGAGACAACTGTATATAAACAGGACCTTTGTCACTAGTCTTATGTGCTACATTAGGCGACTGCCTAGAGGCTGTTGTTATAAAATAGAGGAGGCGCCATCGCCGTGAAGCCATCACTTAGCCAACAGGCTGAACATAACTGTTTAGCTATTACATAAATATCCCTTTCTAAAAGAGCATATCTATAAGGCAATCAGAGAGAGGTTTGACAGCTCCTGTTAAATCCGAATTGTGCAGTTCTAGCTGTAGGCCTGTTCTGTGTAACACAGTTTAGACAATCCAGTGTCCTACCCAGTCCAAAATACACCGTGTTTTTCAGGTAATTGGTGTGGCCTCAGGCAGAGGAGCTCACAGACGTGGCTCAGACAGGCTTTTTGTTTATATGTTAAATGTGCTGGAAATGGGAACCGGAATTGGATGTGTCAACTAACAAAGAACACATACCTttttatatctctctctgtctctctctcagagagCTGCCAATGTCTGAAGGCGCAGAAGAGATGGTTTGTGCCAATGAGGTGTGTATGTAAGGGAGGTCTGTCTATAGCTTGTGCACAGAaactttgtctgtctgtgtctccgtGTTTGATCATGCGTTATTATACAACCTGACACATTAGTGTAATCATGTTTCATAACAAGCCTCAATATGTTCTacatgtttgatttttttacacacactcttGTCTCTCAGGCATATGCTGATTCCCAGGAGTCTTCACCAGGTGCCACAAGCCCAGAGTTTCATGGTCAGTACGAACATCACTTTAactcttttctgttttctgcagTTATTTTTCTACTGCATACGTGTAGAAACTAATTGTGATGACTGGAAATCATCTCTCAAGTTGTTGAGCAGGATGCCCTTGATTCTAAagctgcagagagagaaaaacttgGAGTCCTTGCTAGACTGACTAGGTGAGAAAACCTGCAGCAACTCACAACCTGATGTGTCTGTATGCTGATTCCCCACTGCTCCCTGATTCTCCactgtttttgtgttgtttttcagcaTTATAGCATTTCCCATCTTCCTGCTGTTCAGAAGGAGCTGATGACGTCGATGACACAA
Protein-coding regions in this window:
- the LOC108267537 gene encoding membrane-anchored junction protein; this encodes MPIQAFSFPIPETRFFQVGQHVYKFKIRRGSKISREEEILDSEFVNEELENAVRVVLVSLDNLHPFATQHFNIFPYKSRWERVSELRFRKGDKKLVAYPFLITLYVETNELIPPVTVKHANKWVPSDRESRSDSPQLPTSCGLSLAYEPKRRRTEEPLEGPLSSDQHYDKMDAHLCLQELPMSEGAEEMVCANEAYADSQESSPGATSPEFHVVEQDALDSKAAEREKLGVLARLTSIIAFPIFLLFRRS